The sequence GCAAAGCCGCATCTGATTGCAAACCGAATATAATTTTGGGAATAAATTCAGCAAAAACCAGGACAATGGCTGTGGAAGCTATGGTAGTGATTATCAATTGCAGGTAATTTTCTTTAATCCATTGCTGCACGACAGGATCAAACAATTCATTGAATGACAATCCGAAAATTACAAGAGCAATGTTATTTCCTACCAGGAATGTTGTGATTAGGGGGGCAGGGTCGTCAACAAATTTTGAGAGCACTCTGCCATACCATTTCCCTTGTTGATTGTCGATCTCTATTTTCAAACGGTTGGCTGTGATAAAAGCCATCTCCATGCCCGAAAAAAATGCCGACAAAACAAGGCCTAAGATGATCAGAAAAAATGTTGTGGTCATTTTAAATCAATTCTTCAAGAGGGTCCCAGAAATATTTTTCAAAGTTAACAATTTTGTCATTCACAACCTTTATGCCTTCTTTTTCCAATAATTGTTGCATGCGTTCGGGCGTTTCAAAATGCCATTTGCCGGTGAGCATGCCATTCCGGTTGACCACTCTGTGGGCAGGCACAGGATTGGCTGCCTGATGACTCGCATTCATAGCCCAACCAACCCAACGTGCTCCTTTGCTTGTGCCAAGGCATCTGGCTATAGCGCCATAAGTGGTCACCCTGCCGGGAGGGATTTTTCTTACAATCTCCCATACCAATTCAAATGTCAGTGAGTCCTTATTCATCTTACCAACCAAAACAGAGATATTTAATTGTTTTGTTTTCCTTTAAAAACATTTTTTCGTAGTGTGTTTGTATGGACTTCAAATAAACTGGCAATTGACTATTTTGATTGTCTGCATATAAATCCGGAGTATTCTGATATATACGCATGCCTGTTTTTTCTATTTGATTCATAGTATATTCATATAACAAATCGCTGTCTGTTTTAAGGTGTATTTTACCCTCGGGCTTAAGAATTTCTTTATACATCATCAAAAAACGGTCATATGTTAGACGTTTTCTTTCTTTTTCTTTTTGAGGATCGGGAAAGGTCAACCAAATTTCGTCCACTTCGTTACGGGCAAAAAAACTATTCAAAAAATCTATTCTTGTTCTCAAAAATCTGACATTTTTCAATCCTTTTTCCAGAGAAGCTTTTGCTCCATACCAAATTCTGGCACCTTTTATGTCGATGCCGATAAAATTTTTGTCCGGAAAATTTTCTGCCAGGCCGACTGTATATTCCCCTTTGCCGCAACCCAACTCCAGAATCAATGGCGACATTCGTTTAAATTCTTCTTGATTCCATTTGTTTTTCAAAAAATAATCTTTGTTAAACACTTCTTCAAAAGAAGGTTGAATGACATGTGGCATTTGATAATTCTCTGCAAACTTTTTCAATTTGTTTTTTGGCATATGTTGATTCGTTCAAAATTTTACAAACGCTGCAAAGATAGGGCTAATTTCAGCACATGAAAAATATCGCCCTTCAACATCCGGTGATTTTCATTTTGAACACGTTGATAAAATTACCTTTTTTTTTGATTTACTTTGTCACAGTTTTAAAAGGATTGTATGGATCGCGAAGAAAATATTTTTGACAATACGCAAATAGCTTTTGAATATAAAAACGATGACGAATTGAAGAAAGCCATATGGATTTTCCGATTGATCGGTTATCCATGGTTGGTCAGATTTGGGTCAAGTTTGACACTTTGGGCCGTCGAAAATAAATTGCCTGTAAGATGGGTTTTGAAAAATACACTATTCAGCCAATTTTGTGGAGGAGAGAATTTGCAAGAGACCTTGCAAACAGTTGAAAAAATTTACCGGTATAACGTAGAATCCATTTTGGACTATGGAGTGGAAGGCAAGCAGGTCGAAGAAGAATTTGACCGAACTGCCTCAGAGATAAAAAAAAATATTCTTCTTTCAAAACAAAACAAAGCTATTCCGTTTGCCGTTTTTAAACCTACCGGTCTTATTCGTTTTTCTTTGCTGGAAAAACTGAGTATACGTGAGAAATTAAGCAAAGAGGAAGAGGATGAATGGACTCGTGCACGTGAAAGGTTTATATCGGTTTGCAAGTATGCATATGAAAACAATGTGAGTGTTTTTGTGGATGCAGAAGAATCCTGGATTCAAACGCCTGTAGACAATCTTGTTGAGGAGTGCATGTTGATGTTTAATAAAACCAAACCGGTGGTATATAATACCTTGCAGATGTATCGCACCGATCGACTCGATTATTTAAAGCAATCGATAGAATGGGCAAAACGTAACAACATTTACTATGGCGTTAAACTTGTTAGAGGCGCCTATATGGAAAAAGAACGGGAGCGGGCAGAAAAACTCGGCTATAAATCGCCCATACATCCATTTAAAGAAGCCACAGACAATGCTTTTAATCAGGCCTTGCACATCTGCGTTGAAAACAGGGATGTTGTGGCTGTTTGTAATGCGACACATAATGAAAAAAGTTGCTTATTGCTGATAGAGTTGATGAAAAAAAACAATGTGGATAAACAAGATCCAAATTTTTATTTTGCCCAATTATATGGAATGAGCGACCACATCTCGTTCAATCTTGCAGCCCGTCAATACAGGGTGGCTAAATATCTGCCATACGGCCCGGTGGAAGATGTCGTCCCTTATTTGATTCGTCGTGCACAAGAAAATACCTCGGTAGCAGGTCAACAAAGCAGAGAATTGTCATTGTTGTTGAAAGAATGGAAAAGGCGTAAACAAACCCGGAATAAGCATAAATGAAAACACTTTGTATCGATTTCGGAAATACAAGAATCAAATGGGCAGTTTTTCAAAATGATCAACCGCTCGGTAAAGTATTTGACTGTGAATATGACATTGAAAAATTTTCCAAAAAAATATCAAACGCATCGTTTGATAAAACTATTTATGCAAGTGTCAAGAAAGATTCTGAGATCATGCCGTTTCTGAAAAAAATCAATACTTCATCGGAATCTAAATCCATAAAAGACCTACAAAAATTCAATTTTACGAGCGATTATGATTTATCACAAATAGGGCAGGACAGAATGGCTGTGATTGCTGCCGGTGTTGAGGCGTATCCAAATAGACCATTGCTCTTGATAGATGCAGGAACTTGCATAACATATGATTTTGTTAATGAAAAAAATCATCATTTGGGGGGTATGATCAGTCCGGGAATAACCATGCGAGCAAAGTCGTTCCCTGCATTTACTTCAAACCTTCCGGATATTTCGGGGAAAATTGGAGATTTGACTTATTCGTTCCCGGCTAAAAATACTTTTCAAGCCCTTTGGCTTGGATCGGTCTATTCTGCCGTGTTGGAGGCAACTAAAATGACAGATGAGTTTTTTAGGCAATATCCTGACGGAATTTGCGTTATCAGTGGTGGCGACTCAAAATATTTTGAAAACCACCTTAAAAATGCCATCTTTGCACCTGCAAATTTTTTATTGAAAGGAATTTATGCATTGTTTAAACTTAATGAATTTTAAAATAATTCTTCCGGTCTCACTCTTTTTCTTGACTGCGGTTGCAATGGCTCAATCTTACAATCAGTTTATGTATTCTCCGGTCGGATATGGCTATGAGATTAATAATTCATCTTCATTTAACAATTCTATCGGAATAGAAGGTCTTAACCAAATTGGTGATAACATAATTTCTCCGGCCAATCCTGCAATAACATCATTCTATTCTTTGGCATTGTTTGATCTCGGTATATTGAATATGCATTCGTTTTCAAAAAACAACAATGTCAATACATATAATTTCGATGCACTTGTCAATCATTTTGGTTTCGGGGCACCTATTGTAAATAAAAAAATCGGGTTCGGTCTTGGGTTGCAACCTTTGACCAGGAGCGGATACAACTTTATCGATACTGTCGACGATCCGTTGTATGGAAAAATACGGTTTAAAAACACCGGGCAAGGAGGGTTCACTCAGGCGTATTTCAATCTTGGATTCAACAAAACCATTGACAGTATTCATACTTTTGCACTGGGTGCAGGATTTAGGTATGTGTTTGGAAATGTTTTCAAAATTCAGTCAAAAGAATTTCTTGAAATTCCCAATGTTTACAACAGCCGCTTCATTCAGTCGGTCAGCCCTTACGATTATTATTTTAATTATGGCCTGAATTACATCAATCATAAGTTTCTGAAAGGTAAATTAAAATTGGCAATTACCTGGCAACCGTCGACACAGATAAAATCAGAATACGATCAGTTATTATACACATACAAAGGGTCGGAAAGTACAGAAAGTATCAAAGATACTGTGCTTTATCTCAATCAAACCAATTTTCCGGTGACTTTTGCCCGGTCATATGGAGCCGGAATTACTTGGGAGAACGACCATCTTGCAATTTTTGGAGAATATAAAACTGAAAAATGGAATGGAGTCAAAACAGTTTTTAACGAAACAATGGCAGACAACCATCGTCTGACGGCCGGTTTATCCTGGCTTCCCGACGCAAACAGCATCAAAAGAATAAAAACATTCCGTTATTCAGGCGCATTTAAATATTTTAATGGATTTTACACCTTGTATCAAAAGCCGTTTGAATCATATTCTTTAAATTTGGGCCTTTCAATACCTGTCAGAATGTCGAAAAATCAGGCAAATTTTACCAAAAACTACATCAATGTCGCCTTAGAGATTGGGAAACGGGGGTTTAGGGATGTCGGTTATCCCGGAGAATTTTTTGTGAATTTTTATCTTGGCATAAATATTGCCGACAAATGGTTTATAAAACGCAAGTATTATTAAAATTTAGAGTTATGAAAAAAATATGGTTAATAGCAGCATTAGGTTTAATCGGAAGTTTTCAATTACAAGCCCAAGGGAAATATGGTAAAACACCGCAAGACAGCATCCGGTGTATAGAAGGATTGTCGCTTTACAAAGATTTTATAAAATCAAATCCTGCTCAAGCACGCAATTATTGGATTATTCCTTTTAGTTTATGTCCTGCTTCCAGCGAAAAGATGTATCTTGACGGAGTGGATATTTATGAAGCCCTTATCAAAAATGAAAAAGACAAAGCCAAGAAGGAAGCATACATCGATACAATCTTATTGATTCATGACAGGAGAATAGAAAATTTTGGCAAAGAAGAGATGATATTGGGTTATAAAGGAGCCGATTTATATAAATACCGTCCTGAAAAGGTGGAAGAGGCCTATGAAATGTTAAAGAAAAGTGTGAGCGGTATGGGTAACAAGAGTTTGATTGCAACGATACAATATTTTATGATGGCCAGCATCGACATGGAAAAGAAAGGGAAAATATCTCCTTCGGAAGTGGTTGAAAATTTCAATACTACAGCATCAATAGCCGAATGGAACATTCAAAATAATCAGAAATATAGTCAATATTATAAAACAGCGCTTGAAAACATAGAAAAACTGGCGGCACCTTATCTCAACTGCGAAACTTTGGTGGGAATAGTGGAAAAAAACTTCGAAGCCAATCAAAACAATATCGAGTGGCTAAAAAAATGGGCGTCGATGATGGATTCAAAGGGGTGTACCGAAAGTAATTCCTATATTAAACTGGCAGAAAGTTTATACAAATTGGAGCCAAGTGCCGAAGCTGCAAAAAATATGGCAATGGTATATTTTGGCAAAAAAGATTATTCTCAAGCTTTGAGCTATATCGATAAAGCAATTGAACAAGAAAGTGATCCTGCCACCAAAGCCGATTACTATATCAAACAGGCAGTGATTTATTTAAAAATGGGAAACTATCCGGCGGTAAGGACAGCTGCCCAGAAAGCACTCGGACTCAATGCTTCTCTTGGCCAGGCATATTTGTTGATTGGAGATGCCTATGCGGCTTCAGCTTCATCTTGCGGAGATGATCCTTGTGCTCGTGGAATGGTTTATATAGCAGCCGTTGAAAAATATCAGAAAGCAAAGGCAGTGGACGCATCCGTTTCTTCAGAAGCACAATCGCGAATCAATAGTTATTCGGCATATTTCCCCAAAAAAGAAGATTGTTTTTTTCAAGGGTTGAAAGATGGCGATAGTTACACAGTTGGTTGTTGGATCAACGAAACGGTTACAGTAAGAACAAAATAAATCTATTTATGTCAGAAAAATGGATAGCCCCGGTTTCTATTATTTTTGCCGGGGTTATTTTTTTTGCTTGTACTTATGATAAATCAGAATTGGAAAAGTATGTAAAAGAAAAATATCCTGCAGAAGAGGCGGTTAATGTCACATTGGATTACACCGAATTTGGAGAGCCAAAAATTAAAGTAAAAGCAGGTAAAATGACGCGTTATGAAAAACCTGAAAATTTTACTTTATTGACTCAGGGAGTGAATGTTTTGTTTTTTGATAGTGCCGGAAATGTTCAATCTGAAATAAATTGTGAAATTGCAGAGCTATACCAGGATAAAGCATTGATGATTGCCAAACATAATGTGATAGTGAAAGATTTGTTTGAAAATAAGCAGCTTAGAACCGAGCAGTTGATTTGGGATCAAAAAAAGGAAATCATACACACTAATAGTGAAGTTGAAATAATTACGGCTGATGAAATTATACGTGGTGAAGGTTTTGAAGCCGATCAAGAATTTACAAAATATAAAATCAAAAAAATTAATGGCACAATAAAAGTTACTGAAGATGAATCCTAAATCAATGATCAAATACCACAAGATGATGATGTGGATATGGCTTGCTCTGGCCATTATGTCTTTGTCGGTTGTAATCTCTTTGACGATGGCCGCAGGAATAAAAGAAACCTGGTTGTATTATTTATTGCCTGTTTTTTGTTTTATTTTATTTCTTATTAGAAGGTCGTTGGTAGAAAAAATTAAAAAAGAACATCATTTGGAATAGGTTCTTTGTGAAGTAAGGTAAAAAATAGTTTAATTTTTCGGGTTTTCAGTTAATCATTTTGAATTTTAGGATTTTCATCGTGATTTTTCCGCAATTTCTCTAATTTATTGAGGTATTCAGATTTAATCGTTAAATTTGTTGAATGCAACTCAAAATGAATGAGACCGCATTCATTAAAATTATGTTTTCTACTCACAACATTTTTTCTGACAAAATCTGTTTTGTCGATACGGCATGATTTTTTTCAACAAAACAATCTTTCAATAAAAAGCGAAAAATTTGGCGGATTTGTCGAGAATCTTGGTCAAATGATGGATATAAACGGTAATCCGGCTCAAGATGTTCTTTTTGCAAGTTATTCGGCCAATATGAATTTATGGATTACCAAGAGCGGGATAGTATTTGAAGTGGTGAAAATAGAAGAAGAAGCATCTGAAAATATTTCCCAAGAAAATATTTTCAACAGACATGAAGAGGAGGAATTTAAAATCAACAGCGAAATTATTGAGTTGATACTGAATAATGGAGAAATAAAAAGTGAGAATATTGAAAAATTGAATCCTTTTGAAGGATCCAAAAACTTTTTTTATCCGCATTGCCGTGATGGAATTTATGGCGTGAAAGAATACGGAGCATTGGTCATTAAAAATGTATATGAAAAAATTGACTGGGTGCTTTATTTTACGGAAGATAGACAGTTTAAATACGATTTTGTTATACATCCGGGTGGTGATTACAAAGCAATAGAATTGCTTTATCGTTCAAAAAAGCCCTTGAAAATAAATAAAATGGGCGAGTTGGAAATTAATACCATGATGGGGCTATTCAAGGAAGCCAGTCCAGTAAGTTTTATTGGAAGCTCAACGATAAAAACCAATTTTATTATTCATCGGCAACATTCCCGGTTATTCAATAATGACAAAGGATTTGAGACATTCGTAAAGTTTGAACCGGAAGGATTGAAAAAAAATCCGGATAAAAAGTTAATCATTGATCCACAAATAATCTGGTCAACATTTTTTGGCGGTTCTCAGCTGGATGGTCCTCAATGCATTGATGTGGATGCTAATGGGAATGTCTATGTAGCAGGATATGTAACATCTGCCAATTTCCCATTGGTCAACACAGACAGCTATTTTCAAAAAACTTATGCAGGCACGGGAGATGTTTTGATAATGAAATTTGATAATACGGGAAAACTGCTTTGGAGCACTTTTTATGGAGGCACTTTGACTGATGTTTCAACCTCGATTGTGTTTGATAAAAATGGTTATATTTATTTGACCGGTTATACAAAATCAAACAATTTTCCGGTATTACAAAAACCCGGTTCTTTTTTTCAGGCAAATAAAGGGTCTGATTGGGATGCATTTATATTGCAGTTTTCAACCAATGGCACATTGGTTTGGTCTACATTTTTAGGAGGAAATGCTGAAGAACGGGCATATAGTATTGACGTTGACAATAACGGAAATATTTTTATCGCCGGTTCTACGTATTCCACCGATCTTCCTGTAAATTCTATTCCGGGTTATCCTCAGAGTGCTCATGCAGGCAATACCGATATTTTTGTGTTTAAATTTGACAATATCGGAACTAAATTGTGGGGCTCTTATTATGGCGGAATAAATGACGAAAGCGCTTTCTCTATTGAATGTGATCAATTTGGCAATTTGTTGGTTGCCGGCTACACAAATTCCCCCGGGTTATATACAAAAAACATGGGAAACTTTTATCAAGATACTTTATCCGGAGGTGATGATGCATTGATTTTGAAATTTTCTCCTTCCGGAAACATTCTTTGGGCAACTTATTTT comes from Vicingaceae bacterium and encodes:
- the ogt2 gene encoding methylated-DNA--protein-cysteine methyltransferase translates to MNKDSLTFELVWEIVRKIPPGRVTTYGAIARCLGTSKGARWVGWAMNASHQAANPVPAHRVVNRNGMLTGKWHFETPERMQQLLEKEGIKVVNDKIVNFEKYFWDPLEELI
- the trmB gene encoding tRNA (guanine-N(7)-)-methyltransferase, whose amino-acid sequence is MPKNKLKKFAENYQMPHVIQPSFEEVFNKDYFLKNKWNQEEFKRMSPLILELGCGKGEYTVGLAENFPDKNFIGIDIKGARIWYGAKASLEKGLKNVRFLRTRIDFLNSFFARNEVDEIWLTFPDPQKEKERKRLTYDRFLMMYKEILKPEGKIHLKTDSDLLYEYTMNQIEKTGMRIYQNTPDLYADNQNSQLPVYLKSIQTHYEKMFLKENKTIKYLCFGW
- the putA gene encoding proline dehydrogenase, with product MDREENIFDNTQIAFEYKNDDELKKAIWIFRLIGYPWLVRFGSSLTLWAVENKLPVRWVLKNTLFSQFCGGENLQETLQTVEKIYRYNVESILDYGVEGKQVEEEFDRTASEIKKNILLSKQNKAIPFAVFKPTGLIRFSLLEKLSIREKLSKEEEDEWTRARERFISVCKYAYENNVSVFVDAEESWIQTPVDNLVEECMLMFNKTKPVVYNTLQMYRTDRLDYLKQSIEWAKRNNIYYGVKLVRGAYMEKERERAEKLGYKSPIHPFKEATDNAFNQALHICVENRDVVAVCNATHNEKSCLLLIELMKKNNVDKQDPNFYFAQLYGMSDHISFNLAARQYRVAKYLPYGPVEDVVPYLIRRAQENTSVAGQQSRELSLLLKEWKRRKQTRNKHK
- the coaX gene encoding type III pantothenate kinase, with amino-acid sequence MKTLCIDFGNTRIKWAVFQNDQPLGKVFDCEYDIEKFSKKISNASFDKTIYASVKKDSEIMPFLKKINTSSESKSIKDLQKFNFTSDYDLSQIGQDRMAVIAAGVEAYPNRPLLLIDAGTCITYDFVNEKNHHLGGMISPGITMRAKSFPAFTSNLPDISGKIGDLTYSFPAKNTFQALWLGSVYSAVLEATKMTDEFFRQYPDGICVISGGDSKYFENHLKNAIFAPANFLLKGIYALFKLNEF
- a CDS encoding membrane protein — its product is MNFKIILPVSLFFLTAVAMAQSYNQFMYSPVGYGYEINNSSSFNNSIGIEGLNQIGDNIISPANPAITSFYSLALFDLGILNMHSFSKNNNVNTYNFDALVNHFGFGAPIVNKKIGFGLGLQPLTRSGYNFIDTVDDPLYGKIRFKNTGQGGFTQAYFNLGFNKTIDSIHTFALGAGFRYVFGNVFKIQSKEFLEIPNVYNSRFIQSVSPYDYYFNYGLNYINHKFLKGKLKLAITWQPSTQIKSEYDQLLYTYKGSESTESIKDTVLYLNQTNFPVTFARSYGAGITWENDHLAIFGEYKTEKWNGVKTVFNETMADNHRLTAGLSWLPDANSIKRIKTFRYSGAFKYFNGFYTLYQKPFESYSLNLGLSIPVRMSKNQANFTKNYINVALEIGKRGFRDVGYPGEFFVNFYLGINIADKWFIKRKYY